In Pseudoalteromonas tetraodonis, the genomic window TGTTAAACCATAAGCGTATTCGTAACTTGGCACTAAAACCTGTTGCTGTAAAAGAGGAATATTTATATACCTTTACCCATGTCTCTGCAGGAAAAATTTACTACTATTCAGCCACTCGTTCAGAGCTTGAGCAACATGCACAATTAAAAGCGTTATTTTTTGGTTTTGGTAGCCGAAGAGACAGTTGGCGCTGCTTTAAATTACAATTGATGCCAAGCCATACTGAAGATGCTTATATTCCTTTATCTTTACCTAACTCTTTGGGTAAGGATATTGAGAAACTTAATAAACCGCCTTCACCACGTGTTGAAGGCGCCATAAAAGACGTAAAATATTTAATGCTACTTACTCAAGTAGGTAATAAGCATGAACAACAGCATTATCAACAGTATGAATTTGATAAAGCCTTGGCCAATAAATTGAAATTGTTTGGCCACAGTAAGCATGCATCACCGCCGGAGCTAAATACCGTGCCGTTAGAGTACGTGAACCTTCGTTCTAATAAGCGTTACCTTTATAAAACCAGCGTCGTTATTAACACCCGTGACTCAGTACTGCATGGCCATACTCGGGACTTTTCAGTCTTTGGTTTACAGCTAGAGTGTAATCAAGAAGTAAACTTTAAAAAAGGCGATATCGTGTCGCTGTCATTCCCCGATTTACAAAAAATCACCAAAAGTTATTCATTAAGTCTTATTCAATATGAAGTGATGGCGGTAAGTAAATCGTTAACCACGATTAATTTAAAAGCACATGTAGAGAAAAAATTGCCTCATACTGGGGTCGATTTTTTTACTCTTTTAATTGACAGCAATAAACAAAAATTAAAAATAGCAGAGGAGTCACCTAAAGTACCTGGGCTTTCTACAGCACTTAGAAATATGGTAACCAAAACACTTTGCCAGTTCCCAATATACTTACATAAATCAATGGCTCACTTTGAAATTGGCGCCATGGGATTTGGTTTATATCCAAGCCCTCTGCATGTTATTTTACAAAATTTTTCACTGCTAAATACTAAAACAGACTTATCAAATATTATTACTAAAGCGCACATTGCTGATGTGATCACTCCGAATATTAAAGAGCGATCTCGCCAAGACTCGCCATTAGAATTTAGTTTGGTGATTAACTTCGATCCTAAAAAAGAAAATATAGCCGATGCAATTACCAGTCAGTGTATTTTAGGCACCGACTGCAGCGAGTTTAAACAGCAAATAAGTAAAGGGCTGAAGTCTGAGCTGGTTTTTATAATGCGTTTATATATTTCACGTACTGGTCGACTCGATACTGACTACTTAGCAAATGAGCTAAAATACGTTAGCCAATACGCAATTCACAAGGCTAAAGACTTAGAGGATGCCTTGTGGTCAGTATCGGGAGTTGGCGATATTATTGATGTAAGTGACGAAGCCCTTGTACATTTATCGCTCAACCAACAACAGGTTGAGCAAATGTCTAGGCGAAAACTAATTTGGTTAAACCGTTTACGTTAACCCTGTGATGGATTTAGCGGAACCGCCAACATATACAGCAATTGTAATAACGAGCCTTGGCAAATAGCCGCTTGGGCTTGTTCAACTACTTTAGGTTTGCCATGCACAGCAACGCCTAATCCTGCTTGAGCCATCATTTTTAAATCATTTGCGCCATCACCAATGGCAACTGTTTGCGTTTTTTCAAGGCCTAGTTTTTGTTGAAGCGATTCTAAAATAACCGCTTTTTGCTCAGCATCAACAATGCCTCCTAACACCTTACCTGTTAGTTTATCGTCTTTAAATTCCAATACATTGGCATGCACTTCATCTAAATTAATTAACTCTTGTACACGCTCTGCAAACGGCACAAACCCGCCTGATGCAATGGCTAAATACCATTGGTGGTGCTTTAAAATTTGGCACAATGCTTTAATACCCGGCATTAAAGGCAGTGCACTTTTTAGATCATCAATTAAGCTTTTTTCAATCCCTTTTAGCTTGGCAACGCGTTGGTTTAAACTCTCACTAAAATCAAGCTTACCTGCCATTGCCTGCGCGGTCACACTGGCAACCTCGTCATATACATTGGCTAAACGCGCAATTTCATCAATGCACTCAATAGTAATGGCTGTTGAATCCATATCCATTACCAATAATCCTGGTTTTTTTAAATCAGGGGGATTGGTTACTTGCACTAACTGACACGTCAAGGTATTTGCAAAAGTTTGAAGTTCAAGTGGGTTTATTGCCTGCTCTGTATTTTCTATATAAAAACATAATGCCGGAGATAACCCTAAATCTGGCTGGTATTGGCACATTGCTGTCACATTTTGCTGATGAGTGGCAAAAAATTCAATCATGCTATTAATATGCGCCATACTAAAATCGCCTGCAAATGCGATACTAAAAAGCCCTCGTTCTCTGCTTGGAATTGTATTTAAAGGTGCAAATACGCCCTTTTGATAGCTGAACCATTTATTTAGGGTAAGTTGTGATAATGGTTGCTCAGCGCTGTGCTGTGCCATGTTCGCGTTCGACATGGGATCTCCGTTTATATTTCCTGACATTTAGCGCATTGATGATAAGGATATAAGATACAAAATTCGCCATCAGGGTGGATTTAAGGTTATAGTGTAGTTGTAACATCAAATCAAAATGCTGTCAGCAGCATATACGGTGACTATGAAAAATAACCATCTTAAAAATCCACTTACAGCCTCGCAAAAAAAGCGTTTAGTCCGTTTGCTATTGGCCGCTGGCTGCTTTGTATTATTAAGCTGGGTGGGTATAAATAGTAGCTTTCAAAGTCATCAACTGCTTTACGATAATGCCAATAGCGCAGCTAAATCACTCACTCAGTTTATGGCACTGAATGCTAAAAATCCGCTGATAGAAAAAAACAAGCAGCAACTGACCACCTTATGCAACAATATCAGTAAAGATGAATTTGTACTCTCGGCCACTATTTATGACAAACAAGGTGTGGTACTTGCGAGCAGCGATAATTGGCAATCGCATCATGTGTATGGCTTATTACCTGACTCATCACCGGGTATTAGTAGGTTAAAAACGCCTTTTGTTGAGCAAGTTATTTCAGACGACAACCGCCCTATTGGCTTTGTATCTATTACCTATTTAACCCGTGCTGCGGTATCGGCTAGCCATAATCATTTTCATGATTTAGGTCGCCAAGTGCTACTTATGTTAGTGATTGCCTGTATTTTTACTTGGCAATTAGGCCGAGGATTAAAGCGCTGGCAAGTAAATCGTTATATACAAAAAACGTCTGAGCATGAATCATAAAGCTGCTCAGCTAATTGAAATTTATCGCTATTTGGTTTTAAACCATAAAGCGCATCAAATACGTTAGGAATATGCAGTGGGGTATTTACCTCCCCTTGATAGCCACTTAGCGGCATTGAAGGTGAGTCAGTTTCAAGCACTAAATGCTGCGGCTCAAGCTTTGCTATAACCGCACGTGTTTTAGCTGCACGCTCGTAAGTTATAACCCCACCGACTCCAAGTTTAAAACCCTGCTTTATATAATAGTGCGCTTGTTGAATTGAGCCTGAAAAAGCATGGATCACACCGCCGTTTTTTGGCCTACAACGCTTAAACGACTGCGCAATTAAATCATGGCTTTGCCTGTGATGAACAATTAGCGGTAAATCAAGCTCATTAGCAAGCGCTATTTGCTGCTCAAACAAAAAGGTTTGTTTTTCAAGATTGGAAATACTGCGATCGAGCCCGCACTCACCAATAGCCACCAGCTGTGTTTTATTTGCTTTAGCAAAATTAAATAATGACTCTAAATGTGATTGTTGGTGTTGCTCTAAAAAATAAGGATGTAGCCCTGCCGCTATGCTGACTTGTGGGTAGGTTGCTTTAAACTCTAGTAGCTTTTGAGATTGCGCCAAGCTAATACCTGGCACAATAAATTGGCTAACGCCCTTTGCTACACAGGCATTAATAAGTGATTCGCGGTTTGCATCAAACTCACTAAAATCAAGATGGCAATGCGAGTCTATAAACTTCAAAAAACTAGCCCACTACGGATTTAAGCGCGTTATTTGCCAGCTATTATCGGCCTGACGCTGATACATAAAGCGATCATGTAGACGATGAGCTCCGCCTTGCCAAAACTCGATTTTTTGCGGCACAACACAATATCCGCCCCAAAAATCAGGGAGTGGTATTTCACCTTTGGCAAACTTGTTTTTCATATTGGCAAAGGTTTCCATTAACACTTTGCGCGACGACACCGGGCGGCTTTGTTGCGACGCCCAAGCGGCTAATTGACTTTCTTTTGGACGTGATAAAAAGTACTTAGCCACGGCAGACGTTGGAAGCGGCTGCGCCTCACCATATACAATTACTTGGCGCTCCATGTGGTGCCATGGAAAGTGCAAGGAAATTTTATTATTGCCTTTAAGCTCTTGTGCTTTTCGTGAACCGGTATTAGTAAAAAACACAAAACCGTTATCATCTAAATGCTTTAGCAGCACAATACGCTGTGAAGGCTGACCGGTGTCATCAACCGTAGCGACCACCATTGCTGTAGGGTCGGGCAAATTACTGGCAACAGCGTGCTCAAGCCAGGTTTCAAACTGCTTAAACGGATCATCAAGCAAGTTGTCTTCACTAAGCGCATCTTGCAGGTATTCACGACGAATATCTTCGAGTTTCATATCAAATCCTTCTAAAGAGCTATCAGCTATCAGCTATCAGCTATCAGCTATCAGCTATCAGCTATCAGCTATCAGCTATCAGCTATCAGCTATCAGCTACAAAATTGGTGAACATACCGAACAGTGTCAATATAAATCTAACACCTAAACCTAAAATTATCTGTAAGTCTAGGAGTGCTAGCAAGGCGGTAAAACTATTTATGCATAGGAGCATACGGTTTGTATGTGACTTAGGCTAAATAGTTTTACCAACGCAGCTAAAGCGAACTACACGCAGCAGACGTTCACCTAAGTAGTTTAGTCTAAGATAAGGCGGACACTCGACTTATCCCTATGAGCATGCGTAGTTGTATGTGATTAGGGTCAACTATTTAGTGCCAAGCTTCGCATCTGCAAGTGTAGAAGTGCTGACAAGGCGAAGTGCTTTTTTATGCCAAGGAGCATACGTTTTTGTATGTGACTTAGGCTAAAAAAGCACGACAACGCAGTCAAAGCGAACTACACGCAGCAGATTACATTTGCTCCATGACTTCGATGCCTAACAGATCTAAACCCGTTTTTAACGTATCTGCCACTAAATTACACAACACTAAACGGCTATCACGAACACTTGGCTCTACGCCCTCTTTAAGTACTGGGCAAGCTTCATAGAATGTCATGTATAAACTAGCTAGTTCGTATAAATAACCACATAATACGTGCGGTGTGGCTTCATTGATCATCAGATCAAGAACTTCTTCTAACTGTAATAATTTAAGCGCGAGGGTTTTCTCTTGCGGCTCAATAATACTTACATCGGCTTTTAAGCTTGCAGCATCAACGCCAGACTTACGGAAAATACTGCGAACACGCGTATAAGCATATTGTAAGTAAGGGGCTGTTGCGCCTTCAAAACTTAGCATACTGTCCCAGTTGAAAATGTAATCGCTGGTACGGTGCTTAGAAAGATCTGCGTATTTAACCGCGCCAATACCCACTTTACGTGCAATTTCACTACGATCTTCGTCAGATAAATCTGATTCACGCTCAGCGAGTTTGGCTGCTGCACGAGTAATTGACTCTTCAAGTAAATCAGCTAATTTTACCGTGCCGCCTGTACGAGTTTTAAATGGTTTGCCATCAGCGCCCATCATGGTGCCAAATGGGCAAAATTCGTAACTGGTTTCATCGCGTAATAAACCAGCTTTACGCGCAGTAAGCTCCACTTGATTAAAGTGAAGGCTCTGGCGCGCATCAACAAAAATTAAAATACGCTCAGCGCCTAGCTTGTTTGAACGGTAATCACACGCCGCTAAATCAGTGGTTGCATATAAGAAGCCGCCACCTGATTTTTGCACGATAAACGCTGAAGGCTCACCGTCTTTATTTGCCAGCTCATCTAAAAATACCACTTGTGCGCCTTGCGACTCTACTGCGATATTTTTATCTTTTAATAAGCTAATAATATCGTTAAGTTCACTGTTATAAGCACTTTCAGCCATAATGTCGGCAGGTGTCAGTGTAACATTTAAACGCTTGTATACTTCTTCAGAATGCTTAACTGAAGTGGCAATAAATAGTTTCCACAGTTTTTCACAATGTGCGTCGCCACCTTGCAGTTTAACTACGTAGTTACGCGCTTTATCGGCAAAGCCTTCTTCGTCGTCAAAACGCTTTTTCGCATCGCGGTAAAAGGTTTCTAAATCAGCAAGCGCAACAGTATCTAAATCAACACCTTGGTTAATTTGATCTTCTAAATGCGCAATTAGCATACCAAACTGTGTGCCCCAATCACCCATGTGATTTTGACGTACAACGGTATCGCCTCTAAATTCAAGCGCACGTACTACGGCATCACCAATAATAGTTGAGCGTAAGTGACCTACGTGCATTTCTTTTGCAAGGTTAGGCGATGAGTAATCAACCACTACTTTTTGTGGTTTGGCGTGCTCATTTACGGCAAGTTTTGCGTGGTTATTAGCAGCTTGTACGCTTTGAGCTAAAAACTCCGGCTTTAAGTGAATATTAATAAAACCAGGGCCAGCAATTTCCGTTTTTTCGGCAATGTCGCTTACATCTAACTGATCAATAATTTTTTGCGCCAATTCACGCGGGTTACTTTTCATTTTTTTAGCTGCGCCCATCGCGCCATTAATTTGGTAATCACCAAACTGTGGGCGAGTGCTTTGGGTAACCGCTGGGTTAGTATCTTCTGGTAGGCCTGCGGCGGTCATAGCGGCAATGGCTTTTTCTACTAAAATAGTACGAATATTCATAATATTATTTACCTTTATAAGCCCGCCAAAGCAGGCTTTGTGTTAATTCTAGAGGCTAAGTGCTAGTTTTCACGCGTGTGATTAAATGTCACTTCAGGGTAACGCTCTGTCGACAAGTTAAGATTTACACGACTCGGCGCGATGTAAGTTAAATTATCGCCACCATCAAGTGCTAAGTTGCTTTCGCACTTACGTTTAAATTCTTCAAACTTTTTAACATCATCACAGCTAACCCAACGGGCTGTATTTACATTCACGCTTTCGTAAATTGCATCAACGTTATATTCAGCTTTTAAACGCGCTACCACCACGTCAAACTGCAACACACCTACCGCACCTACAATTAAGTCATTATTAATTAATGGTCTGAATACTTGTACTGCGCCCTCTTCTGAAAGCTGTACCAATCCTTTTAATAGCTGTTTTTGTTTTAATGGATCGCGCAGACGAATACGGCGGAATAATTCAGGGGCGAAGTTTGGAATACCGCTGAACTTAATTTTTTCGCCTTGGGTAAAGGTATCACCAATTTGAATCGTACCGTGGTTATGTAAACCAATAATATCACCAGCGTAAGCATCAGCTGCACGCTCACGATCGCCCGCCATAAAGGTTACCGCATCAGAAATACTCACTTGTTTACCTATACGCACATGATTCATTTTCATGCCTTGGCTGTATTTACCCGATACAATACGCATAAAGGCAATACGGTCACGGTGTTTTGGATCCATGTTGGCCTGAATTTTAAATACAAACCCAGTGAAGTTTTCTTCTGTGGCTACAACTTGGCGGTCTTCTGTTTCACGAGGTAAAGGCGTTGGCGCCCATTCAGTCAGTCCATCTAGAACATGATCTACACCAAAGTTACCAAGTGCAGTACCAAAGTATACAGGCGATAACTCACCCGCTAAGAACAGATCTAAATCAAACTCGTGTGATGCACCAATAACCAGCTCTAACTCGTCACGTAACTGAGCTGCAAGTTCATCACCAATCGCTTGGTCAAGCTCTGGGTTATCAAGTCCTTTAATGCTACGCACTTCTTGAATAGTATGGCCTTGGCCTGTTTTGTATAAAATAGTTTCTTCGTTATGGATATGGTAAACACCTTTAAATTCTTTACCACAGCCAATTGGCCACGTAATAGGTGCACAAGCAATATTTAGCTCTGTTTCTACTTCGTCAAGTAGTTCCATTGGGTCGCGAATATCACGGTCACATTTATTCATAAAGGTAACAATCGGCGTAGTGCGCAGGCGTGTTACTTCCATTAACTTACGGGTACGTTCTTCTACACCTTTGGCGGCATCTATCACCATTAAACACGAATCTACCGCGGTTAGTGTACGGTAAGTATCTTCAGAGAAGTCTTCGTGTCCTGGGGTATCAAGTAAATTAACTAACGCATTGTTATATGGAAATTGCATTACTGAGGTAGTCACAGAAATACCACGCTCTTTTTCCATTTCCATCCAATCAGACTTAGCATGCTGATTAGAGCCACGCCCTTTTACTGTTCCGGCTTTTTGAATTGCTTGTCCGAATAACAATACTTTTTCTGTGATAGTGGTTTTACCCGCATCCGGATGCGAGATGATCGCAAAGGTACGGCGTTTATTAATTTCGCTAAGGAGATTTTGGTCTGCCATTAAAAAGGTTCTTTTAGTTGATATACGGATGTATTTGTATTTTAGTATGCTGAGCTTTCAAGGCTAAAAACAAGCAAACCTAGAAAGCGCAACATACCCCAACAAGAACCCAAATTAGC contains:
- a CDS encoding PilZ domain-containing protein translates to MAEDVLLKHEALVNELKQYLGNAKFDLIFKSKTAELSKPEQFLIKMEMSRLSQPIDRFIDLRGSVTGQVKPYEHNGKQHFMDDTAIEVFEAAIKQHKGYTLAVYEAVMNTENNFRVLQQKSTTTPPKIIEPSPELPTDVIKFAAYESRSEERMNYSIKITIEYDEQTKIGASTSDISLSGCKIKLASRYNLKKGQLIVMHLVGLEQDFELGLKNGIEYEVVAIENTSDEFNHIRLKRTFKENNTAFDHFLESFIHGNKRRYKVNLDNTLDAVISKGYEQYYIPRVNSLYVFISQKNGVYYPSLSLTTENSLFIQRYFTDERKVSCLYSVLNHKRIRNLALKPVAVKEEYLYTFTHVSAGKIYYYSATRSELEQHAQLKALFFGFGSRRDSWRCFKLQLMPSHTEDAYIPLSLPNSLGKDIEKLNKPPSPRVEGAIKDVKYLMLLTQVGNKHEQQHYQQYEFDKALANKLKLFGHSKHASPPELNTVPLEYVNLRSNKRYLYKTSVVINTRDSVLHGHTRDFSVFGLQLECNQEVNFKKGDIVSLSFPDLQKITKSYSLSLIQYEVMAVSKSLTTINLKAHVEKKLPHTGVDFFTLLIDSNKQKLKIAEESPKVPGLSTALRNMVTKTLCQFPIYLHKSMAHFEIGAMGFGLYPSPLHVILQNFSLLNTKTDLSNIITKAHIADVITPNIKERSRQDSPLEFSLVINFDPKKENIADAITSQCILGTDCSEFKQQISKGLKSELVFIMRLYISRTGRLDTDYLANELKYVSQYAIHKAKDLEDALWSVSGVGDIIDVSDEALVHLSLNQQQVEQMSRRKLIWLNRLR
- the serB gene encoding phosphoserine phosphatase SerB; the encoded protein is MSNANMAQHSAEQPLSQLTLNKWFSYQKGVFAPLNTIPSRERGLFSIAFAGDFSMAHINSMIEFFATHQQNVTAMCQYQPDLGLSPALCFYIENTEQAINPLELQTFANTLTCQLVQVTNPPDLKKPGLLVMDMDSTAITIECIDEIARLANVYDEVASVTAQAMAGKLDFSESLNQRVAKLKGIEKSLIDDLKSALPLMPGIKALCQILKHHQWYLAIASGGFVPFAERVQELINLDEVHANVLEFKDDKLTGKVLGGIVDAEQKAVILESLQQKLGLEKTQTVAIGDGANDLKMMAQAGLGVAVHGKPKVVEQAQAAICQGSLLQLLYMLAVPLNPSQG
- a CDS encoding AhpA/YtjB family protein is translated as MKNNHLKNPLTASQKKRLVRLLLAAGCFVLLSWVGINSSFQSHQLLYDNANSAAKSLTQFMALNAKNPLIEKNKQQLTTLCNNISKDEFVLSATIYDKQGVVLASSDNWQSHHVYGLLPDSSPGISRLKTPFVEQVISDDNRPIGFVSITYLTRAAVSASHNHFHDLGRQVLLMLVIACIFTWQLGRGLKRWQVNRYIQKTSEHES
- a CDS encoding TatD family hydrolase, with the protein product MKFIDSHCHLDFSEFDANRESLINACVAKGVSQFIVPGISLAQSQKLLEFKATYPQVSIAAGLHPYFLEQHQQSHLESLFNFAKANKTQLVAIGECGLDRSISNLEKQTFLFEQQIALANELDLPLIVHHRQSHDLIAQSFKRCRPKNGGVIHAFSGSIQQAHYYIKQGFKLGVGGVITYERAAKTRAVIAKLEPQHLVLETDSPSMPLSGYQGEVNTPLHIPNVFDALYGLKPNSDKFQLAEQLYDSCSDVFCI
- the pdxH gene encoding pyridoxamine 5'-phosphate oxidase yields the protein MKLEDIRREYLQDALSEDNLLDDPFKQFETWLEHAVASNLPDPTAMVVATVDDTGQPSQRIVLLKHLDDNGFVFFTNTGSRKAQELKGNNKISLHFPWHHMERQVIVYGEAQPLPTSAVAKYFLSRPKESQLAAWASQQSRPVSSRKVLMETFANMKNKFAKGEIPLPDFWGGYCVVPQKIEFWQGGAHRLHDRFMYQRQADNSWQITRLNP
- the argS gene encoding arginine--tRNA ligase, which produces MNIRTILVEKAIAAMTAAGLPEDTNPAVTQSTRPQFGDYQINGAMGAAKKMKSNPRELAQKIIDQLDVSDIAEKTEIAGPGFINIHLKPEFLAQSVQAANNHAKLAVNEHAKPQKVVVDYSSPNLAKEMHVGHLRSTIIGDAVVRALEFRGDTVVRQNHMGDWGTQFGMLIAHLEDQINQGVDLDTVALADLETFYRDAKKRFDDEEGFADKARNYVVKLQGGDAHCEKLWKLFIATSVKHSEEVYKRLNVTLTPADIMAESAYNSELNDIISLLKDKNIAVESQGAQVVFLDELANKDGEPSAFIVQKSGGGFLYATTDLAACDYRSNKLGAERILIFVDARQSLHFNQVELTARKAGLLRDETSYEFCPFGTMMGADGKPFKTRTGGTVKLADLLEESITRAAAKLAERESDLSDEDRSEIARKVGIGAVKYADLSKHRTSDYIFNWDSMLSFEGATAPYLQYAYTRVRSIFRKSGVDAASLKADVSIIEPQEKTLALKLLQLEEVLDLMINEATPHVLCGYLYELASLYMTFYEACPVLKEGVEPSVRDSRLVLCNLVADTLKTGLDLLGIEVMEQM
- the prfC gene encoding peptide chain release factor 3; the protein is MADQNLLSEINKRRTFAIISHPDAGKTTITEKVLLFGQAIQKAGTVKGRGSNQHAKSDWMEMEKERGISVTTSVMQFPYNNALVNLLDTPGHEDFSEDTYRTLTAVDSCLMVIDAAKGVEERTRKLMEVTRLRTTPIVTFMNKCDRDIRDPMELLDEVETELNIACAPITWPIGCGKEFKGVYHIHNEETILYKTGQGHTIQEVRSIKGLDNPELDQAIGDELAAQLRDELELVIGASHEFDLDLFLAGELSPVYFGTALGNFGVDHVLDGLTEWAPTPLPRETEDRQVVATEENFTGFVFKIQANMDPKHRDRIAFMRIVSGKYSQGMKMNHVRIGKQVSISDAVTFMAGDRERAADAYAGDIIGLHNHGTIQIGDTFTQGEKIKFSGIPNFAPELFRRIRLRDPLKQKQLLKGLVQLSEEGAVQVFRPLINNDLIVGAVGVLQFDVVVARLKAEYNVDAIYESVNVNTARWVSCDDVKKFEEFKRKCESNLALDGGDNLTYIAPSRVNLNLSTERYPEVTFNHTREN